A window from Nitrosopumilus adriaticus encodes these proteins:
- a CDS encoding glycosyltransferase family 4 protein, with amino-acid sequence MKILLISPTLKGIGGVAQHVRDLIKFLKENGHHVDVLSSENTPVIPIKKLKNPSFLISSFLKAKLMKPYDIVHAQHPIAALAMKNISGKKILTIHGIYSEQIGMLHGQSSSNFSNKYEKNAFEWADAVTAGSKEAFEYYSKLGPKVTFIPNAIDIKSIPSGIDTRYEKQIIFAGRLSKEKGILTILETAKNLPKDIHLLIVGDGPEKETVTESIKTNKNIHYLGYQPKEKTIPLIRGSKLLIQPSLAEGISATLLEAMACKTPVIATAIGGNVELFENNKTGILIEPNSSVELLNSINSIIHNTEKLQKLSNNAFELVQEYDWSNIGKKYLELYKKLTQS; translated from the coding sequence GTGAAAATTCTCCTTATTTCACCAACATTAAAAGGAATTGGTGGAGTGGCACAACATGTTAGAGATTTAATAAAATTTCTTAAAGAAAATGGCCATCATGTGGATGTACTTTCTTCAGAAAATACTCCTGTAATTCCAATTAAAAAATTAAAAAATCCCAGCTTTTTGATTTCTTCTTTTTTAAAAGCAAAATTAATGAAACCTTATGATATAGTTCATGCACAGCATCCAATAGCTGCACTTGCAATGAAAAATATTTCTGGAAAAAAAATTCTTACCATTCATGGAATTTATAGTGAACAAATTGGAATGCTTCATGGGCAATCAAGTTCAAATTTTTCAAATAAATACGAAAAAAATGCTTTTGAATGGGCTGATGCTGTTACCGCAGGTTCTAAAGAAGCATTTGAATATTATAGTAAATTAGGCCCAAAAGTCACTTTCATTCCAAACGCAATTGATATCAAATCAATACCTTCTGGCATTGATACTAGGTATGAAAAACAAATAATTTTTGCTGGTCGTTTATCAAAAGAAAAAGGTATTCTAACAATACTTGAAACTGCAAAAAATCTTCCTAAAGATATTCATTTATTGATTGTAGGTGATGGACCAGAAAAAGAAACTGTAACAGAATCAATTAAAACTAATAAAAATATTCATTATTTGGGGTATCAACCTAAAGAAAAAACAATTCCTTTAATCCGTGGATCTAAATTATTAATCCAGCCTTCACTTGCTGAAGGAATTAGTGCAACATTACTTGAAGCAATGGCATGTAAAACTCCAGTAATTGCTACTGCTATAGGTGGAAATGTAGAATTATTTGAAAATAATAAGACTGGAATTTTAATTGAACCTAACAGCTCTGTTGAGTTACTCAATTCAATAAATTCAATAATACATAATACAGAAAAGTTACAAAAACTTTCTAACAATGCTTTTGAACTAGTTCAAGAGTATGATTGGTCTAATATTGGAAAAAAATATCTAGAATTATATAAAAAATTGACACAATCATAA
- the tes gene encoding tetraether lipid synthase Tes translates to MALIQISNQSTKNLGKKSTIRFTQSICPDCNMILDAEVFERDNKVFMSKVCPTHGECEELYFGSYEMYKKFSTYWMDGKGAHSPNVMIDKCSCPNNCGLCSNHLSHSGLANMIVTNRCDLTCWYCFFYVKKGLEGAYMYEPDHTQVRAMMKTLRSERPIPGNSMQITGGEPMLREDIADVIKIMKEEGVDHIQMNTNGIRHAMDPEAAREVRLAGCNNLYLSFDGVTARTNPKNHWEIPYALDSCRKTGTTVVFVPTVIKSINDHELGGIIRYAQKNMDVVHAVNFQPVSLTGRMGKSEREKYRITVPDCVQRIEEQTNGEVTVDDWFPVPSCMPLTNVIEAFSSKPKYELSIHFACGAGTYIFEDADTKKFVPLTKFCDIQGMLELFEDKAEEIRSGKNKYFTMLEVVRKLKGFVDTKKQPAGLDLAKMFGNILMKRSFDSVGSWHVKGLFLGMMHFQDKYNEDLERLQRCDIHYLTPDLRIVPFCAFNVIPEWYRDRIQKKYSITVEEWEEREGVKLEDGLYRGLMRRGAGDELAAGCAKSQMFHDAAQATM, encoded by the coding sequence ATGGCACTAATTCAGATATCCAATCAATCAACAAAAAATTTAGGTAAAAAATCCACAATTAGATTCACTCAAAGTATTTGTCCAGACTGTAACATGATTCTGGATGCTGAAGTCTTTGAGAGAGATAACAAGGTCTTCATGTCTAAAGTTTGTCCAACTCACGGTGAATGTGAGGAATTATACTTTGGTTCTTATGAAATGTACAAGAAATTTAGTACATACTGGATGGATGGAAAAGGTGCCCATTCTCCAAACGTAATGATTGACAAATGTTCATGTCCTAATAACTGTGGATTATGCTCAAATCACTTATCACACAGTGGACTTGCAAACATGATTGTAACTAATAGATGTGATTTGACATGTTGGTATTGCTTTTTCTATGTAAAAAAAGGCCTTGAAGGCGCTTACATGTATGAACCAGATCATACTCAAGTCAGAGCAATGATGAAGACACTAAGATCTGAAAGACCAATTCCAGGAAACTCTATGCAAATTACTGGTGGAGAACCAATGCTTAGAGAAGATATTGCTGATGTTATTAAAATAATGAAAGAAGAAGGTGTTGACCATATTCAGATGAATACCAATGGTATTAGACACGCCATGGATCCGGAAGCAGCAAGAGAAGTAAGACTTGCTGGATGTAACAACTTGTATCTTTCCTTTGATGGTGTAACTGCAAGAACAAATCCAAAGAACCACTGGGAAATTCCATATGCACTTGATAGTTGCAGAAAGACAGGTACTACTGTGGTATTTGTTCCAACAGTAATCAAATCAATCAATGATCATGAATTAGGTGGGATTATCAGATATGCACAAAAGAACATGGATGTAGTGCACGCTGTAAACTTTCAACCAGTATCATTAACTGGAAGAATGGGTAAATCTGAACGTGAAAAATATAGAATCACAGTTCCTGATTGTGTTCAAAGAATTGAGGAACAAACTAACGGGGAAGTAACAGTTGATGACTGGTTCCCAGTCCCAAGTTGCATGCCATTAACAAATGTAATTGAAGCATTCTCAAGCAAACCAAAATACGAATTATCAATTCACTTTGCTTGTGGTGCAGGAACATACATCTTTGAAGATGCAGATACAAAGAAGTTTGTCCCATTAACAAAATTCTGTGACATTCAAGGAATGTTAGAATTATTTGAAGATAAAGCAGAAGAGATTCGTTCTGGTAAAAACAAATACTTTACAATGCTAGAAGTTGTAAGAAAACTCAAAGGCTTTGTTGATACAAAGAAACAACCAGCAGGATTGGATTTAGCAAAAATGTTTGGTAATATCCTTATGAAGAGATCATTTGATTCAGTTGGTTCATGGCATGTCAAAGGATTATTCCTTGGTATGATGCACTTTCAAGACAAATACAATGAAGATCTTGAAAGATTACAAAGATGTGATATTCACTATCTAACTCCAGATCTTAGAATAGTTCCATTCTGTGCATTCAATGTAATTCCAGAATGGTATAGAGACAGAATCCAAAAGAAATATTCTATCACTGTAGAGGAATGGGAAGAAAGAGAAGGCGTTAAACTTGAAGATGGATTATATCGTGGTCTCATGAGACGTGGAGCAGGTGATGAACTTGCTGCTGGCTGTGCAAAGAGTCAGATGTTCCATGATGCTGCACAAGCTACAATGTAA
- a CDS encoding TrmB family transcriptional regulator, producing the protein MSISDKTRKALEKIGLTSYEIRTFSALLKSGELTASDLSQKSGVPYSKIYEVLGTLEDKGWIGSDDSRPTKYFAKSPSTGLETTKQKMENDFSQNQNVILNELVPLYEKSGTSERPDIWVLSGAINIAAKILEMVDTCRNEVMIALPEAGVDLVKQALPKLRSLHDKGVDITILTSDKMDKESIKAIKRVSTVKIKKGLFGGGIISDKRYVVILLGPEIGGANTSEVVAIWADHAGLAGFARQYFEYLLKDSKVI; encoded by the coding sequence ATGAGTATCTCTGATAAAACAAGAAAGGCATTAGAAAAAATCGGTCTAACTAGTTATGAAATTAGAACATTCTCTGCATTACTCAAATCTGGTGAGTTGACAGCTTCAGATCTTAGTCAAAAATCAGGAGTACCATATTCAAAAATTTACGAAGTATTAGGAACTCTAGAGGATAAGGGATGGATAGGATCAGATGATTCAAGACCAACAAAATACTTTGCAAAATCACCTTCTACCGGACTAGAAACTACTAAACAAAAAATGGAAAATGATTTTTCTCAAAATCAGAATGTAATATTAAATGAGTTAGTTCCATTATATGAAAAAAGTGGAACTAGTGAAAGACCAGATATTTGGGTACTTTCAGGTGCCATTAACATTGCAGCTAAAATTTTAGAGATGGTAGATACTTGTAGAAATGAAGTAATGATTGCATTACCTGAAGCTGGAGTAGATTTAGTAAAACAAGCATTACCAAAATTAAGATCACTTCATGATAAAGGTGTAGACATTACAATTCTTACTTCAGATAAGATGGACAAAGAATCAATCAAGGCAATCAAGCGTGTTTCAACTGTAAAAATAAAAAAAGGTCTATTTGGAGGAGGTATAATTTCTGATAAAAGATATGTTGTAATTTTATTAGGTCCAGAAATAGGAGGTGCCAATACTTCAGAAGTTGTAGCAATTTGGGCAGATCATGCAGGATTGGCAGGATTTGCACGTCAATACTTTGAATATTTATTAAAAGATTCAAAGGTGATATAA
- a CDS encoding metal-dependent transcriptional regulator, whose amino-acid sequence MDAIDEETLFVGTAEAEHVEMYLKAIWHIKERGEDVKISTIAKMLNVRQPSVVQMLKKLNSKNLVNYNKAGVKLTEDGERIGASMMRNSRLLEVLMDSALKVEIDEEMVCGIEHHMNKQFTDALCVMLKHPRKCPHDHDIPMGECCKST is encoded by the coding sequence ATGGATGCAATAGATGAAGAAACTCTTTTTGTAGGTACTGCTGAAGCTGAACATGTAGAGATGTATCTTAAGGCAATCTGGCATATCAAAGAAAGAGGTGAAGATGTTAAGATCAGTACCATTGCAAAAATGCTCAATGTCAGACAACCAAGTGTAGTTCAAATGCTCAAGAAATTAAATTCCAAAAATCTGGTAAATTACAACAAGGCAGGTGTAAAACTTACAGAGGATGGTGAGCGTATAGGTGCGAGTATGATGAGAAATAGTAGATTACTTGAAGTTCTCATGGATAGTGCATTAAAAGTAGAAATTGATGAAGAAATGGTATGTGGAATCGAACACCATATGAATAAACAATTTACAGATGCACTTTGTGTAATGTTGAAGCACCCAAGAAAATGTCCACATGATCACGATATTCCAATGGGCGAATGCTGTAAATCAACATAA
- a CDS encoding secondary thiamine-phosphate synthase enzyme YjbQ → MKFLTEYLTFEVKTRRAFVNITNDVNNLVTKSKVKEGLCLVNAMHITASVFINDNEGGLLHDYEKWLEGLAPHEPTTQYEHNKTGEDNADAHLKRQVMGREVVIAITNGKLDFGPWEEIFYGEFDGKRPKRVLVKIIGE, encoded by the coding sequence ATGAAATTCCTTACAGAATATCTTACATTTGAAGTTAAAACACGAAGAGCATTTGTCAATATTACAAATGATGTAAACAATCTTGTAACAAAAAGTAAAGTCAAGGAAGGACTTTGTCTTGTAAATGCCATGCATATTACTGCAAGTGTTTTCATTAATGATAATGAGGGAGGATTGCTTCATGATTATGAGAAATGGTTGGAAGGATTAGCTCCTCACGAACCAACCACTCAATATGAACATAACAAAACTGGTGAAGATAATGCAGATGCTCATCTCAAAAGACAAGTTATGGGAAGAGAAGTTGTTATTGCAATAACTAATGGAAAATTAGATTTTGGACCATGGGAAGAAATTTTTTATGGTGAATTTGATGGTAAACGACCAAAAAGAGTTTTAGTAAAAATAATTGGTGAGTAA
- a CDS encoding pelota family protein has protein sequence MITKTIDDNSISVIAEDSDDLLNLRRIIKKDDKVIGDTTRVLKQDKDYSRPDKGERIKVRIALTVEKISLDDVLDRLRVGGTIYESSNESVPHGSHHSFILKINDGITISKKKWSPIEKKLLESNNNQIAFVLVAIDTADCGIARLRGTHLEFMPNIYSGSGGKRYKTNFNIEKFFDQVQQAVLSIRKKEDIIIIFGPGETKKRLVNFIQKSQKFKIQIVEGIDSGGEDGIYTFTKSQAMQEIMSDSNLAKSSSIINEVMVLANKKSSKFTMGFDETFHANQMSAVESLVFSDKAIQDNDEQKIMDFLNDAESKGVKIYSVDSSTDIGLRVSGLGGIVSLLRYAIES, from the coding sequence ATGATTACAAAGACTATTGATGATAATTCAATTTCAGTAATAGCAGAAGATTCAGATGACCTTTTGAATTTACGTCGGATTATTAAGAAAGATGATAAAGTTATTGGAGATACAACAAGAGTACTAAAACAAGATAAAGATTATTCAAGACCAGACAAAGGAGAAAGAATCAAAGTAAGAATTGCATTAACTGTTGAAAAAATTTCACTTGATGATGTCCTTGACAGATTGAGGGTTGGTGGAACTATTTATGAATCAAGTAATGAATCAGTACCTCATGGATCACATCATTCATTTATTTTAAAAATTAATGATGGAATAACAATTTCAAAGAAAAAATGGTCACCAATTGAAAAGAAACTTTTAGAATCAAACAATAATCAAATTGCTTTTGTACTTGTAGCTATAGATACTGCTGACTGTGGAATTGCAAGATTGAGAGGAACACATTTAGAATTTATGCCAAATATTTATTCAGGTTCTGGTGGTAAAAGATACAAAACTAATTTTAATATTGAAAAATTCTTTGATCAAGTCCAACAAGCAGTATTATCCATTAGAAAAAAAGAAGACATAATAATAATTTTTGGGCCAGGTGAAACTAAAAAAAGACTAGTAAATTTTATTCAAAAATCACAAAAATTCAAAATTCAGATTGTTGAAGGAATTGATTCAGGTGGTGAAGATGGAATATACACATTCACAAAATCTCAAGCGATGCAGGAAATAATGTCTGATAGTAACTTAGCCAAGTCTTCATCTATTATTAATGAAGTAATGGTTCTTGCAAATAAAAAAAGTAGCAAGTTTACTATGGGATTTGATGAAACTTTTCATGCAAATCAAATGAGCGCTGTTGAATCTCTTGTTTTCTCAGATAAAGCAATACAAGATAATGATGAGCAAAAAATTATGGATTTTCTCAATGATGCTGAAAGTAAAGGAGTCAAAATTTACAGTGTTGATTCATCAACAGATATTGGTCTTAGGGTTTCAGGTTTGGGAGGAATAGTTTCCTTGTTACGATATGCAATTGAATCTTAA
- the cutA gene encoding divalent-cation tolerance protein CutA, with protein sequence MKPTVIISTYPNKKSISKIANELVNNKIVACVNISKISSIYSWNKKIENTTEYLAIFKTMTKNKKLLKKKILESHPYDVPEIVEVEVTSMNKSYLKWLIDSTN encoded by the coding sequence ATGAAACCTACAGTAATTATCTCAACATATCCTAACAAAAAATCAATTTCTAAAATTGCAAATGAACTTGTAAATAATAAGATTGTTGCATGCGTAAACATTTCAAAAATTTCTTCAATTTATTCTTGGAATAAAAAAATTGAAAATACAACAGAATATCTTGCAATTTTTAAAACCATGACAAAAAATAAAAAATTGCTAAAAAAGAAAATTTTGGAATCTCACCCTTATGATGTTCCAGAAATAGTTGAAGTTGAAGTAACTTCGATGAACAAGTCCTATCTTAAATGGTTAATTGATTCTACAAATTAA
- a CDS encoding site-2 protease family protein, whose protein sequence is MELDFITQNSIIYVLIAWVIIVIIAKGLKLEKYGFEIKAYSLVYKNRGVDLVLNKILTRTKRGIRVFADTSVIAGFIMMGFAFWFLLNNVSNFFVAQSEFSELTVLIPGVTLTSASSITYFLLSIPIVLVVHEGAHGIVAALEKIKIKTGGFAIFIAMFAGFVEPDEEEFDKAKKISKLRVIGAGATSNVIFAFVLGAILLTNPFFAMVLPEPLLSAFYELPDGVLILSIIENSGAEQAGLLANDIITSINGIPILSPIDFPSLNPGETASVTVIRDSQTLEFGVEIIPSPEDPERGLIGIMRDNTFAYKPIMNFITWNDPNVSMFLLWLWMISFFIGIINMLPLPILDGGKFIHTIIDKKISDKSVNVVMWGIYAFTFTLFGLNIALSYLKSGWFTI, encoded by the coding sequence TTGGAACTTGATTTTATTACACAAAATTCGATAATCTATGTCTTAATTGCTTGGGTCATTATAGTCATAATTGCAAAAGGGCTAAAATTAGAAAAATATGGTTTTGAAATAAAGGCTTACAGTTTAGTATACAAAAACAGAGGGGTAGATTTAGTTCTAAATAAAATTCTCACTCGAACAAAAAGAGGAATCAGAGTTTTTGCAGATACGAGTGTAATTGCAGGTTTTATTATGATGGGTTTTGCATTTTGGTTTTTGCTCAATAATGTATCAAACTTTTTTGTTGCACAATCTGAATTCTCAGAATTAACAGTTCTTATTCCAGGAGTGACATTAACATCTGCATCATCAATCACATACTTTTTACTATCAATTCCAATTGTTCTCGTAGTTCATGAGGGAGCACATGGAATAGTTGCTGCTTTGGAAAAAATTAAGATCAAAACAGGTGGCTTTGCAATATTTATCGCAATGTTTGCAGGATTTGTAGAGCCAGATGAAGAAGAATTTGATAAGGCAAAAAAGATTTCAAAATTAAGAGTAATAGGTGCAGGGGCAACATCAAATGTAATTTTTGCATTTGTATTAGGAGCTATATTATTAACAAACCCATTTTTTGCAATGGTATTACCTGAACCGCTTCTCAGTGCATTTTATGAATTACCTGACGGAGTTTTGATTCTATCTATCATAGAGAACTCAGGAGCTGAACAAGCAGGATTGCTTGCAAATGATATCATTACATCAATTAATGGTATACCGATCTTGAGTCCAATTGATTTTCCCAGTTTGAATCCAGGTGAAACAGCAAGTGTGACAGTAATAAGAGATAGTCAAACATTAGAATTTGGAGTTGAGATAATCCCATCTCCAGAAGATCCTGAGAGAGGATTAATTGGAATAATGAGAGACAATACATTTGCATACAAACCAATAATGAATTTCATCACATGGAATGATCCAAATGTTTCAATGTTTTTGTTATGGTTATGGATGATTTCATTTTTCATAGGAATTATCAATATGCTTCCTCTACCAATTTTAGACGGGGGAAAATTCATTCATACAATTATTGACAAAAAAATCTCGGATAAATCAGTTAATGTAGTCATGTGGGGAATTTACGCATTCACGTTTACCCTATTTGGACTTAACATTGCATTATCATATTTAAAATCTGGCTGGTTTACAATATAG
- a CDS encoding TIGR00269 family protein, with product MICDSCQNPAVYTRKYSGQKLCSPCFSNSIVRKTAKTISKYNMIQYNELVAVAVSGGKDSLALLKIIHEMASTHQFRIIVITIDEGIPGYRNEALEIVEKFCSELNVEHKVYAYKELFELTLDEALDLRENEKTSSCSICGTLRRRAIDYAAKDVGADVIATGHNLDDTLQTFVINMLSGDTTKIGWMDPDTSSNSLRKIKPFCEIYESEIVFYAFTNNIPFQSEPCPHMNEGIRTEIREFLNSLETQHSGIKNNLYQSILKVSQIVKTSNSKEKISCKKCGTECTGDICSVCNIVLKLKENQT from the coding sequence ATGATATGTGATAGTTGTCAAAATCCAGCTGTCTATACGAGAAAATATTCAGGTCAAAAATTATGTTCACCATGTTTCTCAAATTCTATTGTTAGAAAAACTGCTAAAACAATTTCAAAATATAATATGATTCAATATAATGAATTAGTAGCTGTTGCTGTTTCTGGTGGAAAAGATTCCTTGGCGTTACTGAAAATTATTCATGAAATGGCATCTACACATCAGTTTAGAATAATAGTAATTACCATTGACGAAGGAATTCCAGGATATAGAAATGAGGCTTTAGAAATTGTTGAAAAATTTTGTTCCGAACTTAATGTAGAGCACAAAGTTTATGCATACAAAGAGCTTTTTGAATTGACATTAGATGAAGCCTTAGATTTACGAGAAAATGAGAAAACTTCATCATGCTCAATATGTGGAACCCTTAGAAGAAGGGCAATAGATTATGCTGCAAAGGATGTAGGTGCAGATGTGATAGCAACTGGGCACAATCTAGACGATACATTACAAACATTTGTCATAAACATGCTTTCAGGAGATACTACTAAGATTGGTTGGATGGATCCAGATACATCCTCAAATTCTTTAAGAAAAATAAAACCGTTTTGTGAAATTTATGAATCTGAAATAGTGTTTTATGCATTTACAAATAATATTCCATTTCAATCAGAACCTTGTCCACACATGAATGAAGGTATTAGAACAGAGATTCGTGAATTTCTAAATTCTCTTGAAACTCAGCATAGTGGAATTAAAAATAACTTGTATCAATCAATTCTCAAAGTTTCTCAAATTGTAAAGACTTCAAATTCAAAAGAAAAAATATCTTGTAAAAAATGTGGAACAGAATGCACTGGGGATATATGCTCAGTTTGCAATATCGTTTTAAAACTAAAAGAAAATCAAACCTAA